Proteins found in one Cataglyphis hispanica isolate Lineage 1 chromosome 15, ULB_Chis1_1.0, whole genome shotgun sequence genomic segment:
- the LOC126854971 gene encoding protein BCL9 homolog isoform X5 has product MKTEKKPNEPSCCPPTTVVKDEPDTDPVKIKEEATGSNDDTTGEDTAECSRDPCIDTSNGEGTMSGENQNANGNQSILNSVKQEGDPNNPSDELPADSIQPLVSNVVGKQMGTGASSGDTQYMQQQNHVFVFSTQLANAAADVISRGECPSLIAYHLEHPATKKFLEKHPNITAKLNSRFNSAQCVNNIAMMKQKGHQGNANNTFSNEQPLDLPALDPNAPQFWNEQPNLRNINGGNSLGNTEPSLDDGNLDVVPCLVPNSPGNSANPQSANNATMGHSPNLLGGTTSPGPGSLQPSLQGVKVPDENLTPRQRQHREVQLATLRKMQLMLFKDEQSGNPLADTTQGTAVSCSTTNVPPIGPVSNQCSPSMDWHKLQHQFLDGKNKATVGNPGVPLRGANMVSGVPRSQGPPPPYHQTTRSASVPIAIQSPNPSSPNNPTSNLSLPSPRASSALNSPADCNRQFQLGNQRTSHLPGQSPTSQDSPNPVATATVSTTRLNHSNPGTPVSHSHIAALSPSGTNAQKDTSLDFPTNQQPNVDGMFCRTLQSLAQQKQQHPGTAMTVKEANLMPVPSPLQLQYLNTFEGQELTIQKQPNTSLKDGNSSTNTGNSSEMSNRILAGNLDNNNQFPTRSEGASPVQMDSMNRGFAGSLHSPHTPHTPHTPGSAAPHTPVDPAKPGNKSSASAQNSPTPHNTSIPDSMGPPRTVPASPTMKPDTSPPCVKDVQQQQQQTQSQQQSQQQQPTVNPNNSGNTTVSSLSSGGPGGGPGGGASFACGRPSINVSQPSDNVPLNPNNIVGGRLGGLNTMSTNHFDPITSLAQMSQQLTNTAASNSLGNEPMHSGNAAGMMPFGNPHAAGMHMMQMGGEMNGGCHMGASSGEPGGGEVGGMCMGLAGPPTSYSPTTSHTGSPGIPSKMGGHSMMGGHGMMGGHSGTGGSAGGAYPGGDPGHGPPPRLMTGPHGMGGPSPYNGASVQVKPNAPNTIQYLPARPNVGHAPPRGPPSLDFLQRFTNPLSNMDSKMGGSPSMNLQYFPNGCVPNNMGGPHSGMPSSMNTTGIPGMGGSPRMDGQSMNTSSTIHPSMRPSVSNMRPQSNLMRMQHMVGGGVFPGGSMDPDKVFPPDMVPQNLPNQPNPAGMYGVSGNKASPMGLGPPPEATQPLPPSMGGATGNFKNNPFGSGPSMSDPNYAQQFHNFQQQLYATGTRGSGPPHPNLHPPPNSHSHQQFFMPK; this is encoded by the exons ATGAAAACGGAAAAGAAGCCCAACGAGCCCAGCTGTTGTCCACCTACCACAGTTGTCAAGGATGAGCCTGACACTGATCCGGTTAAGATTAAGGAAGAAGCCACGGGTAGTAACGACGATACAACTGGAGAGGATACGGCGGAGTGCTCAAGGGATCCCTGTATCGATACGTCTAACGGCGAAGGTACAATGTCTGGGGAGAATCAGAATGCCAATGGGAATCAGTCGATCCTGAATTCAGTTAAACAAGAGGGAGACCCTAACAATCCCAGCGATGAGCTACCTG caGACAGCATTCAACCGCTTGTTAGTAATGTTGTGGGAAAACAGATGGGAACTGGTGCGAGCAGTGGCGATACTCAGTATATGCAACAGCAGAACCacgtttttgtattttctacGCAGTTAGCGAATGCAGCAGCAGACGTAATATCGAGAGGCGAATGTCCATCGCTCATTGCTTATCATTTAGAACACCCAGccactaaaaaatttttggag aaACATCCAAATATCACagcgaaattaaattctcgcTTCAATTCTGCTCAATGcgtaaataatattgctatGATGAAACAGAAAGGTCATCAGggaaatgcaaataatactTTCTCGAATGAACAACCTCTGGATTTACCAGCATTAGATCCAAATGCTCCACAGTTTTGGAACGAACAACCCAACTTGCGAAACATAAATGGTGGAAATTCTCTCGGTAATACCGAGCCATCACTCGATGATGGAAATCTAGACGTAGTGCCTTGCCTTGTGCCGAATTCACCTGGTAATTcag CCAATCCTCAATCCGCTAATAATGCTACCATGGGCCACAGTCCAAATTTGTTAGGTGGCACAACGAGTCCAGGCCCAGGAAGTTTACAACCATCGCTTCAGGGTGTCAAAGTTCCAGACGAAAATTTGACACCGAGACAAAGGCAGCACAGAGAAGTTCAATTAGCGACCTTGCGAAAAATGCAGTTGATGTTGTTTAAGGACGAACAATCTGGCAACCCTTTGGCGGACACAACACAAGGAACGGCGGTGTCGTGTTCTACCACGAATGTTCCTCCTATTGGTCCCGTATCAAATCAATGTTCACCGTCTATGGATTGGCATAAGTTGCAGCATCAATTTCTCGATGGAAAGAATAAA GCAACGGTTGGTAATCCGGGCGTACCGTTGCGCGGTGCTAACATGGTCAGTGGGGTACCGCGAAGTCAAGGCCCACCACCTCCGTATCATCAGACGACACGATCCGCCAGTGTACCGATCGCGATTCAAAGTCCAAATCCGTCGTCGCCCAACAATCCGACTAGCAATCTGTCGCTACCGTCACCGCGCGCGAGTTCTGCTTTGAATTCGCCAGCGGATTGTAACAGACAGTTCCAGCTGGGTAATCAGAGGACCAGTCACCTGCCGGGACAAAGTCCGACGAGTCAGGATTCTCCGAATCCGGTCGCGACAGCAACCGTTTCGACGACACGATTAAACCATAGTAATCCAGGAACACCGGTCTCTCATTCTCATATCGCTGCTCTCAGTCCTAGCGGCACTAATGCTCAAAAGGATACTTCTCTCGATTTTCCTACCAATCAACAACCAAATG TGGATGGTATGTTTTGCCGAACGTTACAATCCTTAGCTCAACAGAAGCAGCAACATCCCGGAACCGCAATGACCGTGAAAGAAGCAAATTTAATGCCAGTGCCGAGCCCCCTTCAACTTCAATATCTTAACACGTTTGAAGGACAAGAATTGACTATTCAGAAACAACCTAATACAAGTCTGAAAGATGGCAATTCGTCTAC AAATACAGGCAACTCTTCAGAGATGTCCAATAGAATCTTGGCGGGAAATCTTGATAACAACAATCAATTCCCTACTAGATCGGAGGGCGCGAGTCCGGTACAAATGGACAGTATGAACCGAGGCTTTGCAGGTTCCTTGCATAGTCCTCACACGCCGCATACACCGCACACACCAGGTAGCGCTGCACCGCATACTCCAGTGGATCCCGCGAAACCGGGCAACAAGTCCAGCGCGAGTGCACAGAATAGTCCGACGCCGCATAACACCAGTATACCTGACAGTATGGGTCCTCCACGAACGGTGCCGGCGTCACCTACTATGAAACCCGACACATCGCCACCATGCGTAAAAGATGTtcaacagcagcaacaacaaacGCAATCGCAGCAACAATCGCAACAACAACAACCCACAGTGAATCCAAATAATTCTGGTAACACAACAGTGTCGTCGTTGAGCAGCGGCGGACCTGGGGGCGGACCTGGCGGTGGCGCCTCGTTCGCTTGCGGCAGGCCATCCATAAACGTGAGTCAACCATCCGACAATGTGCCTCTCAATCCCAACAACATAGTCGGCGGACGACTTGGTGGCTTAAACACCATGAGTACAAATCACTTTGACCCGATAACGTCTCTGGCACAGATGAGCCAGCAGCTCACAAATACGGCGGCTAGCAATTCGCTGGGAAATGAACCCATGCATTCTGGCAATGCTGCTGGCATGATGCCGTTCGGCAATCCGCACGCCGCCGGTATGCATATGATGCAGATGGGCGGCGAGATGAACGGTGGCTGTCATATGGGCGCGAGCAGCGGTGAACCTGGTGGCGGTGAGGTCGGCGGGATGTGCATGGGTCTCGCAGGTCCGCCAACGAGCTACAGCCCCACTACTTCGCACACGGGCAGCCCCGGAATTCCCAGCAAAATGGGAGGACACTCGATGATGGGTGGTCATGGAATGATGGGCGGTCATTCGGGTACCGGCGGCTCAGCTGGCGGCGCTTATCCCGGCGGCGATCCCGGTCACGGACCTCCACCGAGATTGATGACCGGGCCGCATGGAATGGGCGGTCCGAGTCCGTATAACGGCGCGAGCGTTCAAGTAAAGCCCAACGCGCCTAACACCATACAGTACTTGCCGGCCAGGCCGAATGTCGGTCACGCGCCACCCCGTGGCCCACCAAGTCTAGACTTCCTTCAGCGATTTACCAATCCACTATCCAATATGGATTCAAAGATGGGCGGTTCGCCTTCCATGAATCTACAGTACTTCCCAAATGGCTGCGTGCCGAACAACATGGGGGGTCCACACAGCGGTATGCCGTCCAGCATGAATACCACCGGGATCCCCGGCATGGGCGGCTCGCCCAGGATGGACGGTCAGTCCATGAACACTTCCAGCACTATACACCCGTCCATGAGACCATCGGTCAGCAATATGCGACCGCAGTCGAATCTGATGCGGATGCAGCACATGGTAGGCGGCGGCGTCTTCCCGGGCGGCTCCATGGATCCCGACAAAGTCTTCCCGCCCGACATGGTGCCGCAGAATCTGCCGAATCAACCGAATCCGGCGGGCATGTACGGTGTATCCGGCAACAAGGCCAGCCCGATGGGACTGGGACCGCCGCCCGAAGCTACTCAACCACTACCGCCGAGTATGGGCGGCGCGACCGGCAATTTCAAGAACAATCCGTTTGGCAGCGGACCAAGTATGTCCGATCCGAATTATGCTCAACAGTTTCACAACTTCCAACAACAGCTTTACGCCACCGGTACCAGAGGCAGCGGACCGCCACATCCTAATTTGCATCCGCCGCCAAACTCACACTCACATCAGCAGTTTTTCAtgccgaaataa
- the LOC126854971 gene encoding protein BCL9 homolog isoform X4 has product MKTEKKPNEPSCCPPTTVVKDEPDTDPVKIKEEATGSNDDTTGEDTAECSRDPCIDTSNGEGTMSGENQNANGNQSILNSVKQEGDPNNPSDELPDYNEYIITADSIQPLVSNVVGKQMGTGASSGDTQYMQQQNHVFVFSTQLANAAADVISRGECPSLIAYHLEHPATKKFLEKHPNITAKLNSRFNSAQCVNNIAMMKQKGHQGNANNTFSNEQPLDLPALDPNAPQFWNEQPNLRNINGGNSLGNTEPSLDDGNLDVVPCLVPNSPGNSANPQSANNATMGHSPNLLGGTTSPGPGSLQPSLQGVKVPDENLTPRQRQHREVQLATLRKMQLMLFKDEQSGNPLADTTQGTAVSCSTTNVPPIGPVSNQCSPSMDWHKLQHQFLDGKNKATVGNPGVPLRGANMVSGVPRSQGPPPPYHQTTRSASVPIAIQSPNPSSPNNPTSNLSLPSPRASSALNSPADCNRQFQLGNQRTSHLPGQSPTSQDSPNPVATATVSTTRLNHSNPGTPVSHSHIAALSPSGTNAQKDTSLDFPTNQQPNVDGMFCRTLQSLAQQKQQHPGTAMTVKEANLMPVPSPLQLQYLNTFEGQELTIQKQPNTSLKDGNSSTNTGNSSEMSNRILAGNLDNNNQFPTRSEGASPVQMDSMNRGFAGSLHSPHTPHTPHTPGSAAPHTPVDPAKPGNKSSASAQNSPTPHNTSIPDSMGPPRTVPASPTMKPDTSPPCVKDVQQQQQQTQSQQQSQQQQPTVNPNNSGNTTVSSLSSGGPGGGPGGGASFACGRPSINVSQPSDNVPLNPNNIVGGRLGGLNTMSTNHFDPITSLAQMSQQLTNTAASNSLGNEPMHSGNAAGMMPFGNPHAAGMHMMQMGGEMNGGCHMGASSGEPGGGEVGGMCMGLAGPPTSYSPTTSHTGSPGIPSKMGGHSMMGGHGMMGGHSGTGGSAGGAYPGGDPGHGPPPRLMTGPHGMGGPSPYNGASVQVKPNAPNTIQYLPARPNVGHAPPRGPPSLDFLQRFTNPLSNMDSKMGGSPSMNLQYFPNGCVPNNMGGPHSGMPSSMNTTGIPGMGGSPRMDGQSMNTSSTIHPSMRPSVSNMRPQSNLMRMQHMVGGGVFPGGSMDPDKVFPPDMVPQNLPNQPNPAGMYGVSGNKASPMGLGPPPEATQPLPPSMGGATGNFKNNPFGSGPSMSDPNYAQQFHNFQQQLYATGTRGSGPPHPNLHPPPNSHSHQQFFMPK; this is encoded by the exons ATGAAAACGGAAAAGAAGCCCAACGAGCCCAGCTGTTGTCCACCTACCACAGTTGTCAAGGATGAGCCTGACACTGATCCGGTTAAGATTAAGGAAGAAGCCACGGGTAGTAACGACGATACAACTGGAGAGGATACGGCGGAGTGCTCAAGGGATCCCTGTATCGATACGTCTAACGGCGAAGGTACAATGTCTGGGGAGAATCAGAATGCCAATGGGAATCAGTCGATCCTGAATTCAGTTAAACAAGAGGGAGACCCTAACAATCCCAGCGATGAGCTACCTG attataatgaatatattattacagcaGACAGCATTCAACCGCTTGTTAGTAATGTTGTGGGAAAACAGATGGGAACTGGTGCGAGCAGTGGCGATACTCAGTATATGCAACAGCAGAACCacgtttttgtattttctacGCAGTTAGCGAATGCAGCAGCAGACGTAATATCGAGAGGCGAATGTCCATCGCTCATTGCTTATCATTTAGAACACCCAGccactaaaaaatttttggag aaACATCCAAATATCACagcgaaattaaattctcgcTTCAATTCTGCTCAATGcgtaaataatattgctatGATGAAACAGAAAGGTCATCAGggaaatgcaaataatactTTCTCGAATGAACAACCTCTGGATTTACCAGCATTAGATCCAAATGCTCCACAGTTTTGGAACGAACAACCCAACTTGCGAAACATAAATGGTGGAAATTCTCTCGGTAATACCGAGCCATCACTCGATGATGGAAATCTAGACGTAGTGCCTTGCCTTGTGCCGAATTCACCTGGTAATTcag CCAATCCTCAATCCGCTAATAATGCTACCATGGGCCACAGTCCAAATTTGTTAGGTGGCACAACGAGTCCAGGCCCAGGAAGTTTACAACCATCGCTTCAGGGTGTCAAAGTTCCAGACGAAAATTTGACACCGAGACAAAGGCAGCACAGAGAAGTTCAATTAGCGACCTTGCGAAAAATGCAGTTGATGTTGTTTAAGGACGAACAATCTGGCAACCCTTTGGCGGACACAACACAAGGAACGGCGGTGTCGTGTTCTACCACGAATGTTCCTCCTATTGGTCCCGTATCAAATCAATGTTCACCGTCTATGGATTGGCATAAGTTGCAGCATCAATTTCTCGATGGAAAGAATAAA GCAACGGTTGGTAATCCGGGCGTACCGTTGCGCGGTGCTAACATGGTCAGTGGGGTACCGCGAAGTCAAGGCCCACCACCTCCGTATCATCAGACGACACGATCCGCCAGTGTACCGATCGCGATTCAAAGTCCAAATCCGTCGTCGCCCAACAATCCGACTAGCAATCTGTCGCTACCGTCACCGCGCGCGAGTTCTGCTTTGAATTCGCCAGCGGATTGTAACAGACAGTTCCAGCTGGGTAATCAGAGGACCAGTCACCTGCCGGGACAAAGTCCGACGAGTCAGGATTCTCCGAATCCGGTCGCGACAGCAACCGTTTCGACGACACGATTAAACCATAGTAATCCAGGAACACCGGTCTCTCATTCTCATATCGCTGCTCTCAGTCCTAGCGGCACTAATGCTCAAAAGGATACTTCTCTCGATTTTCCTACCAATCAACAACCAAATG TGGATGGTATGTTTTGCCGAACGTTACAATCCTTAGCTCAACAGAAGCAGCAACATCCCGGAACCGCAATGACCGTGAAAGAAGCAAATTTAATGCCAGTGCCGAGCCCCCTTCAACTTCAATATCTTAACACGTTTGAAGGACAAGAATTGACTATTCAGAAACAACCTAATACAAGTCTGAAAGATGGCAATTCGTCTAC AAATACAGGCAACTCTTCAGAGATGTCCAATAGAATCTTGGCGGGAAATCTTGATAACAACAATCAATTCCCTACTAGATCGGAGGGCGCGAGTCCGGTACAAATGGACAGTATGAACCGAGGCTTTGCAGGTTCCTTGCATAGTCCTCACACGCCGCATACACCGCACACACCAGGTAGCGCTGCACCGCATACTCCAGTGGATCCCGCGAAACCGGGCAACAAGTCCAGCGCGAGTGCACAGAATAGTCCGACGCCGCATAACACCAGTATACCTGACAGTATGGGTCCTCCACGAACGGTGCCGGCGTCACCTACTATGAAACCCGACACATCGCCACCATGCGTAAAAGATGTtcaacagcagcaacaacaaacGCAATCGCAGCAACAATCGCAACAACAACAACCCACAGTGAATCCAAATAATTCTGGTAACACAACAGTGTCGTCGTTGAGCAGCGGCGGACCTGGGGGCGGACCTGGCGGTGGCGCCTCGTTCGCTTGCGGCAGGCCATCCATAAACGTGAGTCAACCATCCGACAATGTGCCTCTCAATCCCAACAACATAGTCGGCGGACGACTTGGTGGCTTAAACACCATGAGTACAAATCACTTTGACCCGATAACGTCTCTGGCACAGATGAGCCAGCAGCTCACAAATACGGCGGCTAGCAATTCGCTGGGAAATGAACCCATGCATTCTGGCAATGCTGCTGGCATGATGCCGTTCGGCAATCCGCACGCCGCCGGTATGCATATGATGCAGATGGGCGGCGAGATGAACGGTGGCTGTCATATGGGCGCGAGCAGCGGTGAACCTGGTGGCGGTGAGGTCGGCGGGATGTGCATGGGTCTCGCAGGTCCGCCAACGAGCTACAGCCCCACTACTTCGCACACGGGCAGCCCCGGAATTCCCAGCAAAATGGGAGGACACTCGATGATGGGTGGTCATGGAATGATGGGCGGTCATTCGGGTACCGGCGGCTCAGCTGGCGGCGCTTATCCCGGCGGCGATCCCGGTCACGGACCTCCACCGAGATTGATGACCGGGCCGCATGGAATGGGCGGTCCGAGTCCGTATAACGGCGCGAGCGTTCAAGTAAAGCCCAACGCGCCTAACACCATACAGTACTTGCCGGCCAGGCCGAATGTCGGTCACGCGCCACCCCGTGGCCCACCAAGTCTAGACTTCCTTCAGCGATTTACCAATCCACTATCCAATATGGATTCAAAGATGGGCGGTTCGCCTTCCATGAATCTACAGTACTTCCCAAATGGCTGCGTGCCGAACAACATGGGGGGTCCACACAGCGGTATGCCGTCCAGCATGAATACCACCGGGATCCCCGGCATGGGCGGCTCGCCCAGGATGGACGGTCAGTCCATGAACACTTCCAGCACTATACACCCGTCCATGAGACCATCGGTCAGCAATATGCGACCGCAGTCGAATCTGATGCGGATGCAGCACATGGTAGGCGGCGGCGTCTTCCCGGGCGGCTCCATGGATCCCGACAAAGTCTTCCCGCCCGACATGGTGCCGCAGAATCTGCCGAATCAACCGAATCCGGCGGGCATGTACGGTGTATCCGGCAACAAGGCCAGCCCGATGGGACTGGGACCGCCGCCCGAAGCTACTCAACCACTACCGCCGAGTATGGGCGGCGCGACCGGCAATTTCAAGAACAATCCGTTTGGCAGCGGACCAAGTATGTCCGATCCGAATTATGCTCAACAGTTTCACAACTTCCAACAACAGCTTTACGCCACCGGTACCAGAGGCAGCGGACCGCCACATCCTAATTTGCATCCGCCGCCAAACTCACACTCACATCAGCAGTTTTTCAtgccgaaataa
- the LOC126854971 gene encoding protein BCL9 homolog isoform X2 yields MKTEKKPNEPSCCPPTTVVKDEPDTDPVKIKEEATGSNDDTTGEDTAECSRDPCIDTSNGEGTMSGENQNANGNQSILNSVKQEGDPNNPSDELPADSIQPLVSNVVGKQMGTGASSGDTQYMQQQNHVFVFSTQLANAAADVISRGECPSLIAYHLEHPATKKFLEKHPNITAKLNSRFNSAQCVNNIAMMKQKGHQGNANNTFSNEQPLDLPALDPNAPQFWNEQPNLRNINGGNSLGNTEPSLDDGNLDVVPCLVPNSPGNSANPQSANNATMGHSPNLLGGTTSPGPGSLQPSLQGVKVPDENLTPRQRQHREVQLATLRKMQLMLFKDEQSGNPLADTTQGTAVSCSTTNVPPIGPVSNQCSPSMDWHKLQHQFLDGKNKATVGNPGVPLRGANMVSGVPRSQGPPPPYHQTTRSASVPIAIQSPNPSSPNNPTSNLSLPSPRASSALNSPADCNRQFQLGNQRTSHLPGQSPTSQDSPNPVATATVSTTRLNHSNPGTPVSHSHIAALSPSGTNAQKDTSLDFPTNQQPNGKWTGKIKPVMDWYRLVRIRSRVDGMFCRTLQSLAQQKQQHPGTAMTVKEANLMPVPSPLQLQYLNTFEGQELTIQKQPNTSLKDGNSSTNTGNSSEMSNRILAGNLDNNNQFPTRSEGASPVQMDSMNRGFAGSLHSPHTPHTPHTPGSAAPHTPVDPAKPGNKSSASAQNSPTPHNTSIPDSMGPPRTVPASPTMKPDTSPPCVKDVQQQQQQTQSQQQSQQQQPTVNPNNSGNTTVSSLSSGGPGGGPGGGASFACGRPSINVSQPSDNVPLNPNNIVGGRLGGLNTMSTNHFDPITSLAQMSQQLTNTAASNSLGNEPMHSGNAAGMMPFGNPHAAGMHMMQMGGEMNGGCHMGASSGEPGGGEVGGMCMGLAGPPTSYSPTTSHTGSPGIPSKMGGHSMMGGHGMMGGHSGTGGSAGGAYPGGDPGHGPPPRLMTGPHGMGGPSPYNGASVQVKPNAPNTIQYLPARPNVGHAPPRGPPSLDFLQRFTNPLSNMDSKMGGSPSMNLQYFPNGCVPNNMGGPHSGMPSSMNTTGIPGMGGSPRMDGQSMNTSSTIHPSMRPSVSNMRPQSNLMRMQHMVGGGVFPGGSMDPDKVFPPDMVPQNLPNQPNPAGMYGVSGNKASPMGLGPPPEATQPLPPSMGGATGNFKNNPFGSGPSMSDPNYAQQFHNFQQQLYATGTRGSGPPHPNLHPPPNSHSHQQFFMPK; encoded by the exons ATGAAAACGGAAAAGAAGCCCAACGAGCCCAGCTGTTGTCCACCTACCACAGTTGTCAAGGATGAGCCTGACACTGATCCGGTTAAGATTAAGGAAGAAGCCACGGGTAGTAACGACGATACAACTGGAGAGGATACGGCGGAGTGCTCAAGGGATCCCTGTATCGATACGTCTAACGGCGAAGGTACAATGTCTGGGGAGAATCAGAATGCCAATGGGAATCAGTCGATCCTGAATTCAGTTAAACAAGAGGGAGACCCTAACAATCCCAGCGATGAGCTACCTG caGACAGCATTCAACCGCTTGTTAGTAATGTTGTGGGAAAACAGATGGGAACTGGTGCGAGCAGTGGCGATACTCAGTATATGCAACAGCAGAACCacgtttttgtattttctacGCAGTTAGCGAATGCAGCAGCAGACGTAATATCGAGAGGCGAATGTCCATCGCTCATTGCTTATCATTTAGAACACCCAGccactaaaaaatttttggag aaACATCCAAATATCACagcgaaattaaattctcgcTTCAATTCTGCTCAATGcgtaaataatattgctatGATGAAACAGAAAGGTCATCAGggaaatgcaaataatactTTCTCGAATGAACAACCTCTGGATTTACCAGCATTAGATCCAAATGCTCCACAGTTTTGGAACGAACAACCCAACTTGCGAAACATAAATGGTGGAAATTCTCTCGGTAATACCGAGCCATCACTCGATGATGGAAATCTAGACGTAGTGCCTTGCCTTGTGCCGAATTCACCTGGTAATTcag CCAATCCTCAATCCGCTAATAATGCTACCATGGGCCACAGTCCAAATTTGTTAGGTGGCACAACGAGTCCAGGCCCAGGAAGTTTACAACCATCGCTTCAGGGTGTCAAAGTTCCAGACGAAAATTTGACACCGAGACAAAGGCAGCACAGAGAAGTTCAATTAGCGACCTTGCGAAAAATGCAGTTGATGTTGTTTAAGGACGAACAATCTGGCAACCCTTTGGCGGACACAACACAAGGAACGGCGGTGTCGTGTTCTACCACGAATGTTCCTCCTATTGGTCCCGTATCAAATCAATGTTCACCGTCTATGGATTGGCATAAGTTGCAGCATCAATTTCTCGATGGAAAGAATAAA GCAACGGTTGGTAATCCGGGCGTACCGTTGCGCGGTGCTAACATGGTCAGTGGGGTACCGCGAAGTCAAGGCCCACCACCTCCGTATCATCAGACGACACGATCCGCCAGTGTACCGATCGCGATTCAAAGTCCAAATCCGTCGTCGCCCAACAATCCGACTAGCAATCTGTCGCTACCGTCACCGCGCGCGAGTTCTGCTTTGAATTCGCCAGCGGATTGTAACAGACAGTTCCAGCTGGGTAATCAGAGGACCAGTCACCTGCCGGGACAAAGTCCGACGAGTCAGGATTCTCCGAATCCGGTCGCGACAGCAACCGTTTCGACGACACGATTAAACCATAGTAATCCAGGAACACCGGTCTCTCATTCTCATATCGCTGCTCTCAGTCCTAGCGGCACTAATGCTCAAAAGGATACTTCTCTCGATTTTCCTACCAATCAACAACCAAATGGTAAGTGGACTGGTAAAATCAAACCGGTAATGGATTGGTACAGATTGGTAAGGATAAGGAGCAGag TGGATGGTATGTTTTGCCGAACGTTACAATCCTTAGCTCAACAGAAGCAGCAACATCCCGGAACCGCAATGACCGTGAAAGAAGCAAATTTAATGCCAGTGCCGAGCCCCCTTCAACTTCAATATCTTAACACGTTTGAAGGACAAGAATTGACTATTCAGAAACAACCTAATACAAGTCTGAAAGATGGCAATTCGTCTAC AAATACAGGCAACTCTTCAGAGATGTCCAATAGAATCTTGGCGGGAAATCTTGATAACAACAATCAATTCCCTACTAGATCGGAGGGCGCGAGTCCGGTACAAATGGACAGTATGAACCGAGGCTTTGCAGGTTCCTTGCATAGTCCTCACACGCCGCATACACCGCACACACCAGGTAGCGCTGCACCGCATACTCCAGTGGATCCCGCGAAACCGGGCAACAAGTCCAGCGCGAGTGCACAGAATAGTCCGACGCCGCATAACACCAGTATACCTGACAGTATGGGTCCTCCACGAACGGTGCCGGCGTCACCTACTATGAAACCCGACACATCGCCACCATGCGTAAAAGATGTtcaacagcagcaacaacaaacGCAATCGCAGCAACAATCGCAACAACAACAACCCACAGTGAATCCAAATAATTCTGGTAACACAACAGTGTCGTCGTTGAGCAGCGGCGGACCTGGGGGCGGACCTGGCGGTGGCGCCTCGTTCGCTTGCGGCAGGCCATCCATAAACGTGAGTCAACCATCCGACAATGTGCCTCTCAATCCCAACAACATAGTCGGCGGACGACTTGGTGGCTTAAACACCATGAGTACAAATCACTTTGACCCGATAACGTCTCTGGCACAGATGAGCCAGCAGCTCACAAATACGGCGGCTAGCAATTCGCTGGGAAATGAACCCATGCATTCTGGCAATGCTGCTGGCATGATGCCGTTCGGCAATCCGCACGCCGCCGGTATGCATATGATGCAGATGGGCGGCGAGATGAACGGTGGCTGTCATATGGGCGCGAGCAGCGGTGAACCTGGTGGCGGTGAGGTCGGCGGGATGTGCATGGGTCTCGCAGGTCCGCCAACGAGCTACAGCCCCACTACTTCGCACACGGGCAGCCCCGGAATTCCCAGCAAAATGGGAGGACACTCGATGATGGGTGGTCATGGAATGATGGGCGGTCATTCGGGTACCGGCGGCTCAGCTGGCGGCGCTTATCCCGGCGGCGATCCCGGTCACGGACCTCCACCGAGATTGATGACCGGGCCGCATGGAATGGGCGGTCCGAGTCCGTATAACGGCGCGAGCGTTCAAGTAAAGCCCAACGCGCCTAACACCATACAGTACTTGCCGGCCAGGCCGAATGTCGGTCACGCGCCACCCCGTGGCCCACCAAGTCTAGACTTCCTTCAGCGATTTACCAATCCACTATCCAATATGGATTCAAAGATGGGCGGTTCGCCTTCCATGAATCTACAGTACTTCCCAAATGGCTGCGTGCCGAACAACATGGGGGGTCCACACAGCGGTATGCCGTCCAGCATGAATACCACCGGGATCCCCGGCATGGGCGGCTCGCCCAGGATGGACGGTCAGTCCATGAACACTTCCAGCACTATACACCCGTCCATGAGACCATCGGTCAGCAATATGCGACCGCAGTCGAATCTGATGCGGATGCAGCACATGGTAGGCGGCGGCGTCTTCCCGGGCGGCTCCATGGATCCCGACAAAGTCTTCCCGCCCGACATGGTGCCGCAGAATCTGCCGAATCAACCGAATCCGGCGGGCATGTACGGTGTATCCGGCAACAAGGCCAGCCCGATGGGACTGGGACCGCCGCCCGAAGCTACTCAACCACTACCGCCGAGTATGGGCGGCGCGACCGGCAATTTCAAGAACAATCCGTTTGGCAGCGGACCAAGTATGTCCGATCCGAATTATGCTCAACAGTTTCACAACTTCCAACAACAGCTTTACGCCACCGGTACCAGAGGCAGCGGACCGCCACATCCTAATTTGCATCCGCCGCCAAACTCACACTCACATCAGCAGTTTTTCAtgccgaaataa